GGTCAAGTATAATAAGTATAGCACCAGAAATAGGCGTGGCGTTTCTGCACTGTGTAATTGCCCCTTAAAACTGGCACAATGACCTTCCCATTACGCCTAAAAAATAAGTGGAGGCATGGATTAATTGCAAAACCAAAACCTAATCCATTACACCGACCAATACCCACTTTGTTCCCCCCTCCATCTATCCGTCCTACCTTTAATCGAGGAATTCCCATATTCACCAAACAATATGACATACTAAACACATCGGTAGATACAAAATGACCCAGATGCCTGCTTGTAAGCGTTATAGACCTCCATTTAAGGGTAGATTCATACCTAAAACGGATTATACCCCCTCGGATTGGCATGAAATGACCGCAAGATTCAGGTTTAACATCACAGGAAAGTTTGATAGTAAAGCTTCAAACATATAGATGAGGGAAAAACGTTTGAACGGGACTTGGAGGTGGCATGCAAAGATCTATTCCTTGTAGGTTGGATTAAATGCCGCTCCAGCTTCGCAGCTGGCCATGTAACTCACAAATTATGTAGGTACAGGGAGATGTAATAGCATTAAATTATCTGAAACGGTGGCTCAGTACAAATGAAAGTGATGGAGGCATTATCGATTCGCTCCACTGCTATGATGAAAACTATAGCCTTGAGAAGCTAGATTATGTGTAAGATCGCTATGATTTAGCAATTTACGGGTGGTTAAGGACTTGCGCAAACCACTAGTCAAGCAGAGGCATGAAAAAGAAAGAAGGGATCGGTTAAATGCCTTGATTTTGACGGAAGGGTTGTAATCTTCTCTACACAATAAATCGCACAAACTAGGTTATAATTCTTAATCTTTAAAACTGTCACTTTAGCgttacaattaaatatagtgAATTTGTTTCATCTTTTTATATACAAGGGTAATCACTTACACAACCTTTTAGCATGCGTTAATAGCCTGCGGTAACTCAAGTATGAATGTATATCAATTAGGCCAATTAATGCGATTGTGATCCACAAGAAAACCATCGCCcacatattaaatttacaagtaCCGCTATTTGGATCGTACGATTTCAACAACCAAATGCTGCACTCTGGATTGAGACATGTGTTCATTGCAGCACAATATACTTGATCGCCTTTACATGTGACCTTCGCACTACAAACTTCGTCGGAGCCAATAAACTTGCCTCTGTTTAGAAAAcctattttacaatttcccTGATCCACAGCGACTTTGAAATTCCTCAGCACCTGGTATCCAAACTTGATGGATGGAAACGTGGTAATTGCTTTGCTCCTATTAACCCCACTTATGTCTGTGGGTACAATACACAAACGTTGCTCGGTATCGTTGTCATTTAGTTTGAAAAGGAGAGACTGGAGCGGTATTTCCAATTTTGGCGATCGGGGATCATCTTTTAGGGTAAAGGAGATGATTGGAAGTTTGGGGAAAGGtgattttaatttacaaagTCGGGGTAAATTCTCATCGTTCAAACAATCATTGGGGTCCACAGGAAGGTGTTTCATTAGGGACAGCCAGAAATTCTTAGGCAATCCGAGGCAGCGACAACTAAATTAGTCAAAATATATAGTGCagatatttttcatatggattatacatatatggTCAACCTTTGCTAGATTGGATAGTATGATAGACatgtataaatgtatattcaactataataattgttatacgatatatatataaacatgTCATGCAACAATTATCGCATGTTTAAGCTCCAATTGATACACCGTGCTACCCAATCGGTCGCCCTTGGTATATATCAACGTATCTGTCATCATAACACAGCCAAAGTTGTGTAAAATGCCATTACAGCCGGCCATTAGCCGTAAAACCCACATAGCCTTATTTAAATGAAccaaatgattatttatgatatatatccCTCTGCTATACAAGAAATATCACCACGTAGAATCTTGTACGCATTTAATACACTATTTATTGTTCCCCCTTTAAGCATTTTTAGGTATACATTTCAATATCACATTTGAATGGTGCCTCATGGGCATAGAAAGGGTCTATAAGGTGTAAAATGAAAAGGCTTTGAAAAAAAGCATGTCAATTCAGATTAAAGGCATATGATTGTATAGAATGAGGGGTAATATGTGAAGTGTATTATTGGTTCCGAGGTTACATCTGGTAGTAAACTTATGTATAGGGCagataaaaatcaattttagGGGGTTAAATTTAGGCATaaagtttaaattgtttgagcaattaatattgtattaatatatgtatattaatacaatattatataaatttttatgttaTACGCGTGGATGATATATCATGTATGTGCTTACGTTGGATCTATAATCGCCTCCCAATTACTGGAAGTTTGGCCAAATAGTTCTACATTGCACATCTTAAAGTTGTAAACAGTAAATTGCATAAGTGCATCAGAATATAATCCTCCGATGTGTCTAGGATTAGACCACACGAATTCATCTTCGCTGGCCCCCAAAACCAAATTTCCAACCTGCTCAAAGTCTTTGGGTTGCGAAAAATCACCATCAATATCTATTTGAAATGTGTTGTTATATTCACCAATAATTGACCACCATATAGATGATTCTCGACAGCAAAGTGATGGACCAACCAACCCAAATATACCTGAAATATTCTTGAACAAGGGCCAATTAGGATATGAATTTATAGAGGCAATAAGAGCTATTGGAATTGTGCCTAAAAAAGTCCTTTTAACCGGCGCattgaaatttgtattaaaGAATGAAGAGCCACTAACTGCATGAGATTCGATTTGAATCTGTTCATAACCCTGAATATTTTGGGGGACGTAGTATAATGAATCGAATGCAAATGGTCCAGTCCTAAGTGAATATAACTGTTACTTGACTGCCCAATTATAGTCTAGTTTCTTTCCCCGATTGCatacaaatttagaaatgatgggattacatttttcattCGGATTGTTACACCATTCAGCACTATTCGATTTTTCTGGGTCGTAACagttttgacaatttggtATTTTATTGCTAAATAGATAAATCCCCTCGAGACGTCCAGACAATGCTAACTGATGTGTTTTTGATGCAACTGATACAGAAATGGTCAATCCTCCCTCGGAAAGATATACAGGGATTGCAATTGTAGTTGATGATTGGCTACTTTTACCATATGAGAACGTGAAATATATGTTAAGAACTGCGAATAAGGTTAGGGCCAGAGTAGCGCCGGATGGGGCGTACATGTACATACTAAGATGTGGTACTGATCTACCAACAGATGGGAATCCCACGTTGGTAGTACATATTCTCggtttatatatttaattgagTATATTCATAAATACGGAATTTTTAGTTATAAATTCACGATTGTTCATAGATATACTTGTGTTCACCTAACGTTTATATAGTTTTCAAGGATAATTcgtttttaaatatattaacaatCCACTAATTAAGATCTCATTTGGCaccaaaaatacaaatacaataacTTGTCTCTAGAACAACTACTAAAATATTTCTGAAATGGATTTTAATAATCCTGTAGTTCTTGTTGATGAGATGGATGCTGATTTATCAGATGAAGGGATGCACCTAAACCAATCATCTGGGAGAACTAGGAAAATACCCTTACTAGACTGTTGTAGTTTCTGTAAGAATCCACTGCTTGCAGCAATTGGTCGTATAACTGGATTCAAGATGCTATTGTACATCTCATTCATCTACCTAATGCCAGTGTTTTTTCTCTGGagcaaatatatatgtgtttTGGACTTTGTTTTTCTTGTACCTGGTCAAGCACCCACCTTAAGGAGGGTGTCATTTTTACGTGGCTATCCGGCTTTGCGGTTTTCCTTTGGTCTTCTCCTAGCTTTACTACTACTCTTTTCCGAAGCTGTTGAGGTCTATTGTTATGTAgcaaattttatcaacGTTCGTTTATTGGGGTCTTCCATTGATGACTTCCTTTATGATGGCAACAACGGTACCTTTGGCGGAAGGGATGTAGAAGCTTCGGGATCTGCCTTTTGTCGCCACGACTCTACAAAGTCCAAATCAAGCCAGGGTTTTGCTGAATGGTTCAGAAGCTTGTCTGCcaaatttagatatatcCACGTATTCCACCACTTACGTTGGTTTATGATGTCATCTTTGGTATCAATACCCCCACTCGTCATGTTTTctatcaatttatattattataaagGCGCTTTTATGGTTTCCAGATACTATATAGAGACCATGGATTTTGCCTTGGGATTACTTCTCCCCATGGCTTGCATCATGATATTTACCTGCATAGTTTATCCAATCTACTTGATCACGGTAACAATTGTAAGTGGAACCGATGTCCACTACAGCTCCTCGAAGGTATCCCACTCATTAGCTGTACTTTGTTTGCAAGATTCATGCCCTTGTGAGCAATTGGTCAAGGAACAGGTTTCGCCTGCGGTTAAGAGAAACTTGGAAAGACATTCTATTTATTTGGGTTTTGGAAAACTGATTTTTGTCATATCTACAGGGATACTTTTTATTTGTTCACTTGTCTCGATCTTCCTATTGTAACATTAAACGATTTTTTAAAACAGAACAATGAATGATTGTGAAACATTTTGCGTGAAATTACCACAAATGCAATGAAGTTAATTTTTGAGTAAATTAGTTAGTTCTCCGGAGTCGTATAGTTCCACGATAATATCATGGCCACCGATTAGTTCGCCATTGAAATATAATTGGGGATATGTTGGCCAATTTGAATATGCTTTGAGGTAAATTCTCATTATCTCATCGtccaaaatattaaatgtttCATATTCCACTTGTAGTGAATTCATTATATCCACTACACGCCTagaaaatttacaaaatggGTTAGCCTTGGTACCCTtcatgaaaataattattttgttatcCGTAAGAAGCTGTTCTAGTTTATCCCTTGGAGATACTAGCTCTGCCCATTCTCTAGCCTGAGCCACAATAGATCCGGGTGAATGGGTCGGTACTGCATTTAAAGGAAATCCTCCCTAAAATTAGCGTTTGGGATACCAAACAAAATAGAACAATTGGAACACtactaaaattttcaagtacattaatttgtgaAGCCAATTCGTGTGATATATGATAGAATCCGAGTTTTGGATAGTCCTACGTCAGTCATGTAGTATAATATTTGGATTGAGAATACgttataattaacaataagTTTTGTGGTATAGAACTAATTACCAAAGCAAATAGTGATCAgatataaacaaaatgtATTACCTTGGATAATGATTGAAAGATATCATTTAACTGTGATTTATTCGAAGTATTACTGTCAAAAATATGCAAAACTACAATATGTTTGGAATTTTTGAGGAGATTGTCGAGTTCAGAAGGACTGTTAACTTGCATAT
The DNA window shown above is from Babesia microti strain RI chromosome III, complete genome and carries:
- a CDS encoding glutaredoxin-like protein, putative (overlaps_old_locusTagID:BBM_III02100) → MQVNSPSELDNLLKNSKHIVVLHIFDSNTSNKSQLNDIFQSLSKDYPKLGFYHISHELASQINVLENFSSVPIVLFCLGGFPLNAVPTHSPGSIVAQAREWAELVSPRDKLEQLLTDNKIIIFMKGTKANPFCKFSRRVVDIMNSLQVEYETFNILDDEIMRIYLKAYSNWPTYPQLYFNGELIGGHDIIVELYDSGELTNLLKN
- a CDS encoding conserved Plasmodium protein, unknown function (overlaps_old_locusTagID:BBM_III02085); translation: MTFPLRLKNKWRHGLIAKPKPNPLHRPIPTLFPPPSIRPTFNRGIPIFTKQYDILNTSMPACKRYRPPFKGRFIPKTDYTPSDWHEMTARFRFNITGKFDNEGKTFERDLEVACKDLFLVGWIKCRSSFAAGHVQGDVIALNYLKRWLSTNESDGGIIDSLHCYDENYSLEKLDYVNLRVVKDLRKPLVKQRHEKERRDRLNALILTEGL
- a CDS encoding hypothetical protein (overlaps_old_locusTagID:BBM_III02090;~overlaps_old_locusTagID:BBM_III02095;~overlaps_old_locusTagID:BBM_III02100) encodes the protein MDFNNPVVLVDEMDADLSDEGMHLNQSSGRTRKIPLLDCCSFCKNPLLAAIGRITGFKMLLYISFIYLMPVFFLWSKYICVLDFVFLVPGQAPTLRRVSFLRGYPALRFSFGLLLALLLLFSEAVEVYCYVANFINVRLLGSSIDDFLYDGNNGTFGGRDVEASGSAFCRHDSTKSKSSQGFAEWFRSLSAKFRYIHVFHHLRWFMMSSLVSIPPLVMFSINLYYYKGAFMVSRYYIETMDFALGLLLPMACIMIFTCIVYPIYLITVTIVSGTDVHYSSSKVSHSLAVLCLQDSCPCEQLVKEQVSPAVKRNLERHSIYLGFGKLIFVISTGILFICSLVSIFLL
- a CDS encoding conserved Plasmodium protein, unknown function (overlaps_old_locusTagID:BBM_III02090) — protein: MYAPSGATLALTLFAVLNIYFTFSYGKSSQSSTTIAIPVYLSEGGLTISVSVASKTHQLALSGRLEGIYLFSNKIPNCQNCYDPEKSNSAEWCNNPNEKCNPIISKFVCNRGKKLDYNWAVKTGPFAFDSLYYVPQNIQGYEQIQIESHAVSGSSFFNTNFNAPVKRTFLGTIPIALIASINSYPNWPLFKNISGIFGLVGPSLCCRESSIWWSIIGEYNNTFQIDIDGDFSQPKDFEQVGNLVLGASEDEFVWSNPRHIGGLYSDALMQFTVYNFKMCNVELFGQTSSNWEAIIDPTCRCLGLPKNFWLSLMKHLPVDPNDCLNDENLPRLCKLKSPFPKLPIISFTLKDDPRSPKLEIPLQSLLFKLNDNDTEQRLCIVPTDISGVNRSKAITTFPSIKFGYQVLRNFKVAVDQGNCKIGFLNRGKFIGSDEVCSAKVTCKGDQVYCAAMNTCLNPECSIWLLKSYDPNSGTCKFNMWAMVFLWITIALIGLIDIHSYLSYRRLLTHAKRLCK